From one Hirundo rustica isolate bHirRus1 chromosome 8, bHirRus1.pri.v3, whole genome shotgun sequence genomic stretch:
- the SEC23IP gene encoding SEC23-interacting protein — MAAAKPGGGTGTNLLFSSSATDFSFNVPFIPVSQAPAAPPGPALLPADDSADVGEEDSFLGQTSASPNPPQTFSYFSQVPSSSDPFGSIGQPPLTTVSTPVGAPAFSRPPPSLPLVSGPQDGQNAFPPHVPQSQSYSAPPTSQVGMAPYQPPQQSCPPPASTAGTPQQQGYNPYRHTTLSSRANPYLTPPQLQQSHPPATASPVPPVQMYQTPPGPLTQFPQSQLQPARPAGPLVPAPPVLLQNQYEPVQPHWFYCKEVEDKQIWMPFSILDSAKLEEIYNSVQPDPESVVLSTDGGRYDVFLYERVRKAVYWDEEPSEVRRCLWFYKGDKDSRFIPYTEDFSDKLEAEYKRAVTTNQWHRRLEFPNGETIVMHNPKVIVQFQPSATPDEWGTTQDGQARPRVVKRGIDDDHDEIPDGEMSQIDHLVFMVHGIGPVCDLRFRSIVECVDDFRTVSLKLLQTHFKKCLEERKVSRVEFLPVHWHSSLHGDATGVDRNIKKITLPSIGRLRHFTNETLLDILFYNSPTYCQTIVDKVGMEMNRLYALFMSRNPDFRGGVSVAGHSLGSLILFDILSNQKDLASSVNSGPFSGVNGSVKDVAVHDKQMTEDTSSLGSSIATSADDLCEPEAEEDVPTLQKTLEMLSLSEYVSTFEKERIDMESLLMCTVDDLKEMGIPLGPRKKIANFVKDRAAKQEQKKAVAEKKAVLAATLQTQEDTQKPKEAGSSVSPSESGQMHSKRKLPVGASVSSVNIDYEYFEVGTGQVSVVYNALDFEPDIFFALGSPIGVFLTVRGVEKIDENYRLPTCKGFFNIYHPLDPVAYRLEPMIIEDMDLKPVLIPHHKGRKRLHLELKDSLSRMGSDLKQGFISSLKSAWQTLNEFARAHTSSTQLQAELEKVANQIKEEEEKQVVEAEKITESPEPPKDEDVSVKVGMLNGGRRIDYVLQEKPIESFNEYLFALQSHLCYWGSEDTALLFLKEIYRTMNINPEQPQH; from the exons ATGGCGGCGGCGAAGCCCGGGGGAGGCACCGGCACCAAcctgctcttctcctcctccgCCACCGACTTCAGCTTCAACGTGCCCTTCATCCCCGTCAGCCAAgcgccggccgcgccgcccggccccgcgctgctGCCCGCCG ATGATTCTGCAGATGTTGGGGAAGAGGACAGCTTCTTGGGTCAGACATCAGCCAGCCCCAACCCACCACAGACCTTCAGCTACTTCTCTCAAGTTCCCAGCAGCAGCGATCCCTTTGGGAGTATTGGGCAGCCACCCTTAACAACTGTTTCAACACCAGTGGGAGCACCAGCCTTCTCCAGACCTCCCCCTTCACTTCCGCTCGTGTCTGGGCCGCAGGATGGGCAGAACGCCTTTCCCCCACACGTTCCCCAATCCCAGTCTTACAGCGCACCACCCACTTCCCAGGTGGGAATGGCTCCTTACCAGccccctcagcagagctgtccccCACCTGCCAGCACTGCGGGGACCCCGCAGCAGCAGGGCTACAACCCCTACAGGCACAccaccctgagcagcagggcCAACCCCTACCTCACGccaccccagctgcagcagagccacccCCCTGCCACAGCGTCCCCTGTGCCACCCGTGCAGATGTACCAGACACCCCCGGGGCCACTGACACAG TTTCCAcagtcccagctccagcctgccaGGCCTGCAGGGCCTCTGgtcccagcccctcctgtgctgctgcagaaccAATATGAGCCAGTTCAGCCCCACTGGTTCTACTGTAAGGAGGTGGAGGACAAGCAAATATGGATGCCATTCAGCATTCTGGATTCTGCAAAACTGGAGGAGATCTACAATTCTG TCCAGCCCGACCCCGAGAGCGTGGTGCTGAGCACGGACGGCGGCCGCTACGACGTGTTCCTGTACGAGCGCGTGAGGAAAGCCGTGTACTGGGACGAGGAGCCCTCGGAAGTGAGGCGCTGCCTGTGGTTCTACAAGGGAGACAAGGACAGCCGCTTCATCCCTTACACTGAGGACTTCAGTGACAAGCTGGAG GCAGAATATAAAAGAGCTGTAACTACAAATCAGTGGCATCGGCGACTTGAATTTCCAAATGGGGAGACAATTGTTATGCATAATCCCAAG GTCATAGTTCAGTTCCAGCCTTCTGCCACACCAGATGAATGGGGCACCACTCAAGATGGGCAGGCAAGGCCAAGGGTAGTGAAACGTGGAATTGATGATGACCATGATGAGATTCCTGATG GAGAAATGTCCCAAATTGACCATCTGGTATTTATGGTTCATGGCATAGGTCCTGTATGTGACTTGAGGTTTAGAAGCATTGTTGAATGTG ttGATGATTTTAGGACTGTTTCTCTGAAGCTGTTGCAGACTCACTTTAAGAAATGTTTGGAGGAACGCAAAGTGAGCAGGGTGGAATTCCTCCCAGTTCATTGGCACAGTTCTCTGCATGGAGATGCAACAGGTGTAGACAG GAACATAAAGAAAATCACTCTGCCGAGCATTGGTCGCCTGAGGCACTTCACCAACGAGACTCTGCTCGACATCCTGTTCTACAACAGCCCCACCTACTGCCAGACCATCGTGGATAAAGTGGGCATGGAAATGAACCGCCTCTACGCGCTCTTCATGAGCCGCAACCCCGACTTCAGAGGGGGAGTCTCTGTGGCCGGGCACAGCCTAG GTTCCTTAATTCTGTTTGACATACTCTCTAACCAGAAGGACTTGGCTTCATCCGTAAATTCTGGACCATTCTCTGGTGTCAATGGGAGTGTGAAGGACGTGGCTGTTCATGATAAACAG ATGACTGAAGACACCAGTTCCTTGGGCTCCTCCATTGCTACTTCTGCTGATGACCTTTGTGAGCCTGAAGCAGAGGAAGATGTCCCTACGCTGCAGAAGACTCTGGAAATGCTCAGTTTGTCAGAGTATGTGAGCACCTTTGAAAAGGAGCGGATCGACATGGAGTCTCTG CTCATGTGCACAGTTGATGACCTGAAGGAGATGGGGATACCTCTAGgaccaagaaagaaaatagctaATTTTGTAAAAGACAGAGCAGCCAAGCAG gaacagaagaaagcagtagcagaaaagaaagcagtgcTGGCTGCCACACTCCAGACTCAAGAAGACACCCAGAAACCAAAAGAGGCGGGTTCTTCTGTCTCACCTTCAGAGTCTGGTCAGATGCACTCCAAGAGGAAGCTCCCAGTTGGTGCATCCGTGTCTTCTGTGAACATTGACTATGAGTATTTTGAAGTTGGAACTGGCCAG GTTTCTGTGGTTTACAACGCACTGGACTTTGAACCAgatattttctttgctcttgGTTCCCCTATTGGTGTGTTCCTGACTGTGAGGGGTGTGGAGAAGATTGATGAAAACTACAGGCTCCCTACCTGCAAGGGCTTCTTCAATATCTATCACCCA CTTGATCCAGTAGCTTACAGGTTAGAACCAATGATCATTGAAGACATGGATTTAAAACCGGTTCTCATTCCACAtcataaaggcagaaaaagactTCATCTgg agctGAAAGACTCTCTGTCTCGGATGGGATCTGATCTGAAGCAGGGCTTTATTAGCTCTTTGAAGAGTGCGTGGCAGACCCTTAATGAATTTGCACGTGCTCATACATCTTCAACCCAACTccaagcagagctggagaaagtAGCTAACCAAAtcaaagaggaggaagaaaagcaggtgGTGGAAG CTGAGAAGATCACTGAAAGCCCAGAACCTCCAAAAGATGAAGATGTTTCAGTGAAGGTTGGGATGCTGAATGGAGGGCGTCGCATTGATTATGTTCTACAGGAGAAGCCAATAGAGAGCTTCAATGAATACCTGTTTGCTTTGCAGAGTCACCTGTGCTACTG GGGATCTGAAGACACTGCCTTGCTGTTTCTCAAAGAGATATACAGGACCATGAATATCAATcctgagcagccacagcatTGA